The Henckelia pumila isolate YLH828 unplaced genomic scaffold, ASM3356847v2 CTG_627:::fragment_1, whole genome shotgun sequence genome includes a region encoding these proteins:
- the LOC140873551 gene encoding uncharacterized protein encodes MEELTEEEKRALRGSKFAPLPSAPPTNRSHPREAHPGGPMKTNKAAALAKFLERKLQEPNGLASVNPKLVELAVKNAKQTVQLSGASTSGRIIHHVNTFEDVEDLDTEEKIDDGKTFVPKKPKQKKKKKKKKKKKLEEYTSSTSKAPKKKVKL; translated from the exons ATGGAAGAATTAACAGAAGAAGAGAAAAGGGCACTGAGAGGAAGCAAATTCGCTCCTCTTCCTTCTGCTCCGCCTACGAACCGTAGCCACCCCAG AGAGGCTCATCCTGGGGGCCCAATGAAGACGAACAAGGCAGCAGCTTTGGCTAAGTTTCTTGAAAGAAAACTTCAGGAGCCAAATGGCTTGGCTTCTGTTAATCCCAAATTGGTTGAATTGGCGGTCAAAAATGCCAAACAAACTGTTCAATTAA GCGGAGCGTCAACTTCAGGAAGAATAATTCATCATGTCAATACTTTTGAAGATGTTGAG GATTTAGATACTGAAGAGAAAATTGATGATGGGAAAACCTTTGTTCCAAAGAAACCCAagcagaagaagaaaaagaaaaagaaaaagaaaaag AAGTTGGAGGAATATACTAGTAGTACATCAAAAGCACCTAAAAAGAAGGTGAAATTATGA
- the LOC140873500 gene encoding LOW QUALITY PROTEIN: protein ALWAYS EARLY 3-like (The sequence of the model RefSeq protein was modified relative to this genomic sequence to represent the inferred CDS: deleted 1 base in 1 codon) — MGPPRKSRSVNKSYSYINEISPSKDGDSARRSNNRKRKLSGMLGSQWSQEELIRFYEAYRKYGKDWKKVSVAVRNRSFEMVEALYTMNRAYLSLPEGTASKAGLIAMMTDHYSNLAGSDSEQESNDGAGTSRKTQKRARGKVQPTTSKVTDEKFVSHSQTVASNYGCLSLLKKKRTGGTRPRPVGKRTPRFPVSFSGENNTGEKYFSPTRQGLKIKANADDDEVAHEIAIALAEASQRGGSPQVSRTPSRRTESVMSSPIRSAQRKHSVAEIPDAKIWGEDMDEEDLEGSTEGDTGELFKHKPSMMETGSINTARQKGRKIVGKKFEVDDTNENDLEDIKEECSGTEEGLRLGEMKGKFDVEVTETKILRSSLPSQRKKSKKVLFKREDEGAAFDALKALADLSLMMPTENEDESIMRFKDEDGDHVDESGSLEALPVNQQKEKRKSSGVRMKGYKPSLGVASSKTTKPGKVSVYNESSVPEEHDIGRLVTKNARKKQRMQMSKIEKTDANSDMHPSESSGIEAQDAGKKSASKSKKTSQSGSPNLMKISENSSGAVLRKEGSDSAQSAIQDPLANQVNLTTKIRSRRKMNLKRPQTQKDLKFYDKIQNDHINLHLASLHDKTNLKGKLSNCLVNSRLRRWCTYEWLYSAIDSPWFAKREFVEYLYHVGLGHVPRLTRAEWGVIRSSLGRPRRFSEQFLKEEKEKLNQYRDSVRKHYTELREGVREGLPTDLARPLSVGQRVIAIHPKTREIHDGSVLTVDHSRCRVQFDRHELGVEFVTDIDCMPLYPFENMPMLGGHTVATDKFLENFNELQINGRLKEYMKLSSSDILENSDGLGLSQLSPFANLSSSLKPTKVASTNANVQSKVGPGEAASYQQTAQYHTSTVAPNQAKEADIEALAELTRALDKKEGIVLELRNMNDDVLKHQKDDDVSLKESDSFRKQYAAVLVQLNEANEQVSSALHRLRLRNTYQGSSPLKFAKPVPSSGDSIDRSTCQHHGVGSHVNEIIDSSKTKARVLVDAAMQALSSLKVREDSIEKIEEAIDYVNDHLPSDESGMPSTSDSKVANSSNIEAQIPSELITQCIATLLMIQKCTERQSPPEDVAKILDSAVTSLRPCSSQNLPIYDEIQKCMGIIKNQILALMPTVTQS, encoded by the exons ATGGGTCCACCAAGAAAATCAAGAAGCGTGAATAAAAGTTATTCTTATATTAATGAAATATCACCTAGCAAAGATGGAGATAGTGCTAGAAGAAGCAATAATCGG AAAAGGAAACTGTCTGGCATGCTTGGATCTCAATGGAGCCAGGAAGAGCTCATCCGCTTTTATGAAGCTTATCGCAAGTATGGAAAAGATTGGAAAAAG GTGTCTGTTGCTGTGCGAAACAGATCTTTTGAAATGGTGGAGGCTCTTTATACAATGAATAGG GCTTACTTGTCGCTTCCTGAGGGAACTGCTTCTAAAGCTGGGCTTATTGCTATGATGACTGATCACTACAGCAATTTG GCTGGAAGTGACAGTGAACAAGAAAGCAATGATGGAGCAGGAACATCTCGAAAGACTCAGAAGCGTGCTCGTGGAAAAGTCCAGCCAACTACGTCTAAAGTAACTGATGAGAAATTTGTTTCTCATTCTCAGACTGTTGCATCAAATTATGGTTGCCTGTCATTGTTGAAGAAAAAACGAACTGGAG GAACTCGACCTCGTCCTGTTGGAAAAAGGACACCTAGGTTCCCTGTTTCATTTTCAGGTGAAAATAACACTGGGGAAAAGTACTTTTCTCCAACCAGGCAAGGTTTGAAAATCAAAGCTAATGccgatgatgatgaagttgcTCATGAAATAGCCATAGCTCTGGCAGAGGCATCACAGAGAGGTGGTTCTCCCCAGGTTTCTCGAACACCAAGTAGAAGAACTGAGAGCGTTATGTCGTCACCTATTAGGAGTGCTCAGAGAAAG CATTCTGTCGCAGAAATACCTGATGCAAAGATTTGGGGTGAGGATATGGATGAAGAAGATTTAGAAGGAAGCACAGAAGGTGATACTGGAGAGCTCTTTAAGCATAAACCTTCTATGATGGAAACTGGAAGTATTAATACTGCAAGACAGAAGGGGAGAAAGATTGTAGGCAAGAAGTTTGAAGTTGATGACACTAATGAGAATGACTTGGAGGACATCAAGGAAGAATGCAGTGGAACAGAGGAAGGTTTAAGATTAGGTGAAATGAAAGGAAAGTTTGATGTAGAGGTCACCGAGACCAAGATCTTAAGGTCCTCGCTGCCGAGTCAGAGGAAAAAGAGCAAAAAAGTTCTTTTCAAAAGAG AAGATGAAGGTGCCGCCTTTGATGCCCTGAAAGCTCTGGCTGATCTGTCGCTGATGATGCCAACAGAAAACGAAGATG AGTCAATTATGCGGTTTAAAGATGAAGATGGTGATCACGTTGATGAATCTGGTTCATTGGAAGCTCTGCCGGTAAACCAGCAAAAAGAAAAACGTAAGTCCTCTGGTGTTAGGATGAAAGGGTACAAACCAAGTCTTGGAGTTGCTTCTAGTAAAACAACAAAACCTGGAAAAGTCTCTGTTTATAATGAGAGTTCTGTTCCTGAAGAACACGATATTGGTCGGCTTGTCACAAAAAATGCCAGAAAAAAACAAAGGATGCAGATGTCTAAG attgaaaaaaCTGATGCTAATTCTGATATGCATCCAAGTGAATCATCAGGAATAGAG GCTCAAGATGCGGGGAAGAAGTCGGCGAGTAAGAGTAAGAAAACTTCCCAAAGTGGTTCACCGAATTTGATGAAAATATCTGAAAATTCTTCTGGTGCTGTTCTACGAAAAGAAGGGAGTGATTCAGCTCAATCGGCCATACAGGATCCTCTTGCTAATCAGGTTAACTTGACCACAAAAATTAGGAGCAGGCGTAAGATGAACCTCAAACGACCACAGACgcaaaaagatttgaaattttatgataaaattcaaaatgacCATATCAACCTGCATCTTGCTTCACTCCATGACAAAACAAATCTCAAG GGAAAACTATCTAATTGTTTGGTGAATTCACGTCTAAGGAGATGGTGTACATATGAATGGCTTTACAGTGCCATTGATTCTCCTTGGTTTGCGAAAAGGGAGTTTGTTGAATATTTGTATCATGTTGGATTAGGTCATGTTCCAAGATTGACTCGTGCAGAGTGGGGCGTCATTAGAAG TTCTCTCGGTAGACCACGACGATTTTCAGAGCAGTTCCTGAAGGAAGAGAAGGAGAAGCTTAATCAATATCGCGATTCTGTAAGAAAACACTACACTGAA CTTCGTGAAGGTGTCAGGGAAGGACTGCCGACAGATCTTGCAAGGCCTTTGTCAGTTGGGCAACGTGTCATAGCTATCCATCCAAAAACAAGGGAGATTCATGACGGAAGTGTGCTAACTGTTGATCACTCCAGATGTCGGGTTCAATTTGACCGTCATGAGCTGGGGGTTGAATTTGTCACG GATATTGACTGCATGCCTTTGTATCCTTTTGAGAATATGCCTATGCTTGGGGGACATACAGTTGCCACTGataagtttcttgaaaatttcaatgaaTTGCAAATAAATGGGCGATTGAAAGAATACATGAAGCTTTCTTCTAGCGACATTCTTGAAAACAGCGATGGTCTTGGTCTGTCTCAGTTGTCTCCATTTGCTAATCTTTCCAGTTCGCTGAAGCCGACTAAG GTAGCTTCTACAAATGCTAATGTGCAATCAAAGGTTGGGCCTGGTGAAGCTGCCAGTTACCAACAGACAGCTCAATATCACACTAGTACAGTTGCTCCGAACCAGGCAAAGGAAGCTGACATTGAAGCTCTTGCTGAATTGACTCGTGCTCTTGATAAGAAG GAAGGAATAGTTCTTGAGTTGAGGAACATGAACGACGATGTGTTGAAACATCAAAAAGATGATGATGTTTCTTTGAAAGAGTCAGACTCGTTCAGAAAGCAATATGCTGCAGTGCTTGTACAGTTGAATGAAGCCAATGAACAG GTTTCCTCGGCTTTGCATCGCTTGAGACTACGCAACACATATCAAGGAAGCAGCCCGCTTAAATTTGCAAAGCCAGTCCCCAGTTCAGGTGATTCCATTGACCGTTCTACATGCCAACATCATGGAGTAGGATCGCATGTGAATGAAATCATTGATAGTTCCAAGACAAAAGCCCGTGTATTGGTAGATGCAgctatgcag GCACTATCATCACTGAAGGTTAGAGAAGACTCCATAGAGAAAATAGAGGAAGCTATAGATTATGTAAACGACCATCTCCCATCTGATGAATCTGGCATGCCCTCG ACATCTGATTCAAAAGTGGCAAATTCCTCCAACATTGAGGCACAAATTCCGTCAGAGTTGATCACTCAATGCATAGCTACTTTACTTATGATACAG AAGTGTACGGAAAGACAATCCCCTCCAGAAGATGTAGCGAAAATACTAGATTCTGCTGTCACGAGCTTACGGCCCTGCAGCTCGCAAAATCTCCCAATCTATGACGAAATACAGAAGTGCATGGGTATCATCAAGAACCAAATTTTGGCACTAATGCCAACTGTGACACAATCCTAG